The Thermodesulfobacteriota bacterium nucleotide sequence CGCCTGAAAGGTGCCCATCCTGTCAACAGGCCTGTACCTTCAACAACGTGACCTGTTATATTCCGGACTGCGGGGGGCCTGGAAATATCGATCCCAGGTTGATGGGCAAACAGGAGAAACCGGTTAAGGAATAGTCTTCCCGCTCCCTTGGGAGATTTTTCCTTAGGATGAGCGCTTCGGCAAAAGCGGTCAAACCCTACGGGTCTGTCCTGAGACGCTACTCGATGGGTTTCCGCAGAGGGGAAGCCGGCCTTTGGGAAGGAGTCTTTTCTTCCCTTGACGGCAGCCCCCAGAGGACACGCAAGGAGAAATCTAACGACCTCGAGAGAGGCCCTCCTTTTTGAGGGGGCCGAAGGGATAAAGGATCGTTTTAGAGAGGAGGATCCCCATGAGGCTCAAAGGGAAAAAGGTGGTGATCCTGGCCGAAAATCTCTATCAGGACCTTGAGTTATGGGTTCCCTATTATCGGTTGAAAGAGGAGGGGGCCGAAGTGATACTCGTGGGCTCCGGTAGTTCACGCTCCTACACGAGCAAGTATGGGTACCCGGTGGAGGTGGATCGGGAGGCAAGAGAGATCGACGTCTCGCAGATCGACGGGGTGGTCGTCCCGGGAGGCTATGCCCCGGATCTGATGAGGCGATACCCCGAAATGGTTCGGATCGTCCGGGAGGCGTTTGAGAAAGGAAAGGTGGTCGCGGCGATCTGCCATGCGGGCTGGATGCTCGTCTCGGCCGGCATTTTAAAAGGGAAAAAGGCCACGGGTTTTTTTGCGATCAAGGATGACCTCATCAACGCAGGGGCAGAGTATGTGGATGCTGAGGTCGTCCGGGATGGAAACCTCATCACCTCGAGAAAGCCCGACGATCTCCCCGCCTTCTGCCGGGAGATGATCGAGGCCCTGTCTCGGTAGGTTCATTTTTAAGCAAGAAAGGGGCATGAGCGATGTTGAAAGAGAGTTATGCATGTCAACACTGTGGTGCGGAGGCGGACATCACCCTCGAAGGGTTTGACCGGGTGGAGGATGTCCTCCGGAGGGCCAAACGAGGGGTCTGCAAGGCCTGCGGGAAGGAGGTGGAGATCGAACCTCACGATGAAAGCACCTTCGCCTGCCAGAATTGCGGGGCCGAAGCGGATATGACGCTGGAAGGATTCGACAGCGTCGAGGACGTCCTCAAAAGGGAGAAGGGGCTCATCTGCCAGACCTGCGGGAGGGAGGTCCACTGGACCGACCGGGAGGATTTGAAGGCGATCAAGGTCGCCATGGAAGCGGAGAAGGAGGCCCACCAGGCCTATGCCAAAGCGGCCAAGGGGACGAGGGATCCCAAGGGGAGAGATATGTTCCAGCAGCTGGCCGAGTTCGAGCTGAACCACTTTCAGAAGCTGAAGGCCCTGCTCCAATCCCTGGAGGAGAAGGGGGAGTGGATTCCTTATGAGGGAACCCACCTGAAGATCAGGAAGATCGCCTTGGTACCTGACCTTCCAGAGAAAGAGGATCTCACCGAATTGGATGCCCTGAAGATGGCCATCCAGGAGGAGAAAAAGGCGCAACACTATTATCGAACCCTGGCGGAGTTGACGAGAGACCCCAAGGGAAAAGAGATGTACCGAAGGCTGGCCGAAGAGGAGGCCCTGCACGAGAAGGTCCTCAACGATCAATACTACAGCCTTCACAACAAGGGGATCTGGAGCTGGGGCGACTGACCGATCCCGCAAGGGTCCCCCGCCCCCATAGGGGAAAGGAACGGCGGAAACAGCCAGGGGCCTTTCTTTTTCAGGGATGGAAGATAGGAAGATCGAAGGTCCAACGAAACTTACCATCGACATCGAAGGCATTCACTGCGCCGATTGCGCCCTCAACATCGAACGATCCATCGAACACCTGCCCGGGGTTCTCTCCGCGGAGGTGAGTTATGTCCTCTCCTCGGCCACCATCTATTACGATCCCCACCGGGTGGAGGAGGAGAAGATCAAAAGGGCGATCACCAAGCCCGGTTATGTGGTCAGGGACTCGATCGCCCAGCGGACGAAGGCCTTCTGGAAAGAGATGAGGCCTTTCTTCTTCATGGCCTCCTGTGGCGCGACGCTGGGGGCCTCCTATCTTTCCGGATGGCTCCATCTCGGAACGGCCAATCTCCCCACGTTGCTCGCCCTCGCTGCCTCGATCCTGGGTGGGTATCCGATTTTGAAGAGTGCCATCAAGGCCCTCCTGATCCCCGACCTAAACGTCGATACCCTCGTCTCCATTGCCGCCATAGCCGCCACCGCGGTGGGGGCCTATCAGGAGGCGGCCACGGTCCTCTTCATCATGCTCCTCGGCGAATTCCTGGAGCACCTCACGGTGGGAAGGACGAGGAAGGCGATCACCTCCCTGATCCAGTTGACACCGAAGACGGCCTGGGTCAGGAGGGGAGGGGAGGAGGTCCAGGTGCCGGTGGAGGAGGTGAAACCGAAGGAGATCGTCATCGTCAAGCCCGGTGAGAGAATTCCCGTAGACGGCACGATCATCTCAGGGTGCGGCTCGGTCAACCAATCGATGCTCACCGGAGAATCCAGTCCTGTTGACAAAGGGGTGGGCGATCGGGTCTATTGTGGGACGATCAACGAGGCGGGCTCTTGCGAGATCGAGGCGAGCCAGGTCTCCGAAGATACCAAGCTCGCCCAGATCAAAAGGTTGATCCTCGAGGCCCAGAGGGAGAAGTCCCCGACCCAGAGGGTGATGGACCGGTTTGCCCGATACTTCATCCCAGCCATCCTGGGCATCGCCCTTGTCACGTTTCTGGCGACGGGGGAGATCGTCCGGGCCATCACGGTTCTGATCGTGGCCTGCCCCTGTGCCTTAGTCCTGGGCCCTCCGACCGCTGTGGTGGCTGCCATCGGGCATGCGGCCAGACAAGGCATCTTGATCAAGGGGGGGACCTACCTCGAGCAGATGGGCAGGATAAAGACCCTCCTCCTGGACAAGACCGGCACCCTCACTTATGGGAAGCCGAGGGTGGTGGAGGTCGTCGGATGGGAGGGGTTGGATGAGCGAGAGGTCCTCTACTGGGCTGCCGTCGCGGAGAAACGTTCTGAACATCCCCTGGCCCGGGCTATCGAAAGAAAAGCGCAGGAGATGGGTCTCCCCATTCCCCACCCCGATACGTTCGAAAATTTCAGGGGGAAGGGGGTGAAGGCCAGTTTCGGTAAAAAGAGCCTCCTTGTGGGCAGTGCTCCGTTCTTGCAAGAGGAGAAGGTCAGCCTTCCTCCTCGAGCCGCCGAGATGATCGGTCAACGAGAATCGGAGGGGGCGACGGTCCTGCTGGTATCGCTCGATCACCGATTCATCGGCCTGATCGCCATCTCCGATACCCTGAGGGAGAACGTTAAGGAAACCATCGAGTGGATTCGCAGGGAAGGGATCTCCGAGATCTGGATGCTCACGGGGGACAGCCCCCGGGTAGCCGAACGGATCGGGAAGGAGCTGGGGATCGGATTCGAAGCAAACCTCCTGCCCGAGGAGAAGGTCGTGAAGGTGAAGGCGTGGAAGAAGAGGGGGAAAGGGGTGGCCATGGTCGGTGACGGGGTGAACGATGCGCCCGCTTTGGCGGCGGCGGACGTGGGCATCGCCATGGGGGCTGGGGGGACGGACGTGGCCATTGAAACGGCCGACATCGCCCTCATGACGGACGAACTGGAGAAGATCCCCACCGCGGTTCGCCTCTCCCGGAAGGCCCTCCGGGTGATCAAGGAGAATATCGCCTTTGCCCTCCTCTTCAATACCCTGCTGGTCTTCCTCTCGGCCCAGGGATGGGTGAGCATGATCCTTGGAGCGCTCTTTCACCAGGCCAGTTCCCTGGTGGTCATCCTGAATTCGATGAGGCTTCTCCGGAAACCTCGATGAGGGGCGAAACCTTTTTTGCATTTGACCCGGGCGACTCGTTTCTATTACAATGGGGGCAATTTCCCTCTGGAAAGGAGGTCCTCCCATGGAAGAGGGGAGATTTAGGGAAATCCTGCAATTTGCGATCGACAAGGAAGTGGAGGCCTTCCAGTTTTACACCCAGGCCAGCCAGCAGGCGAGATACTCCGGCGGGAAGGAGCTTTTTATGTCTCTGGCGAAGGAAGAGGAGGGGCACCGAAAGCTCTTGGAAAATTTGAATATGGAGAAGATCGCCCAGAAACGGATTGAGCAGGTCCCAGACCTTCACATCAGCGATTACATGGTGGAGGTGGCACTGACCCCGGACCTCTCCTATGCGGACATCCTTCGGATCGCCATGAAACGGGAAGAGAAGTCCCTCAAACTCTATACGGATATGAAGGAGTCCCACACGGATGAGGCATTGAAGAAGCTCTTTGAGTTTCTGGCAAGCGAGGAGGCCAAACATAAACTGAGGCTGGAGAAGATCTACGATGACGAGATCCTGAGGTAATCCCCGAGCATTTCCCCCCTCTACCCAAATAGATTCCGATCATTCATGCCCCAGGACAAAGGCAAACGAGATCAGGGGGGTTAGCGTCCTTGCGGGGGAGGCGGGGCAATCCCCCGAAATCACCCCACGGTCACTCAGCGGAGGGTCTTGGCCAGATGGCTTCGTCGCGGTGCTCCTGGTCTTAGAGATTGAGATTTGAGGAGGAGGGATGGGTTGGAGCTTGGCATTTGGGATTTGAAATTCCAACGACGCATGGGAGGATGGCATGGAGAAATATAAGTGTTCGGTCTGCGGTTATGTTTACGATCCCGCCAAAGGCGATGAGGACGGGGGCGTTCCTCCCAACACGCCTTTTGCTAAAGTCCCTGACTCCTGGGTCTGTCCGGTCTGTGGGGCTCCCAAAGATATGTTCGAGAAGATTTGAGAGCTCAGCGGCCGTAGAGCTTCATCAACTGCTGATAGTCCTGATGGGTGTCGCGGACCATCTCCAAGTCTTTCTCGTGGAGGGGACGAACCGGTTTGGCAGGGGCCCCGAGGGCCAAGGTTTTCGGGGGGATGACGGTCCCCGGGGTGACGACGGAGCCGGCCCCCACGATCGATTCCTCACCGATCTCCGATCCATTTAGAAGGATTGCCCCGATTCCGATGAGGGCCCCTCGTCTGATCGTGCACCCGTGGGCCACGACCCGGTGGCCCAGGACGACTTCGTCTTCGATGAGGAGGGGATAGAGCTTTTTGTCGATGTGAAGGACGCAGGCATCCTGGATATTCACCCTGGAACCGATCCGGATGAAGTTCATATCCGCCCGCACCACGCTGTAGAACCAGATGTTGCTTTCCGGCCCGATCTCCACCTCTCCGATGACCATCGCGCTTTCGGCGATGAAGGCCGTCGGGTCGATCTTCGGCCGTTTTCCGTTGAATTCCAGGATCATCTTCGCTTCCTTCCGGGGACCTCAAGGGGTCAAACGGGGCAGGTCATCCCTCGCGGGGCTTCGATGGAGGCCTCCTTCGTCTTGGCGATCTTTTTGAACAGGCGAGAGACTTCAGGGATCGGGACCTTCTCCGATGCCTCCCAAAAGAATCGGCGCTCTCTCTCCTCGAGGGAGAGGGCGACCTCGAGAAGGTGGCGGTCTTCGGAGCCCCCGAAGGCCTCCACCTCGATTTCGTAATCCTTCCTCTCCAGGCCGGCGACGGGTTCCAGGATCATCTCGGTCACGTTCTCCCTCCGGGTCTGCTCCATCAGGGAGAGATTCTTTCTCGCCTCGGCGAGGAGGGATTGGAGGGCTTCTCTGATGGAAGATGTTTTGGCCTTTTCCACCAGGACCTCATAGGTATCTCTCGAAGCCTGCACCATCTCCGCGGCAAACCCCAAGATGGCGCCGAAGGTGCTTAAGCTCATTTCTGTCCTCTCTGGGAAATCATGTCCATCTCTGAATGACCACCTTCGTATCGGTGAAGAACTGGATGATCTCGCGGCCATGGCCTTTGATGTCACCGAAGAAGGACCCCTTGGTCCCGCCGAAGGGGAAGAAGGCCATGGGGGCGGCGATGCCGAGGTTGATGCCCATCATGCTGGCCACCGCCCGGTACTTGAATTCTCTGGCCGTCTTTCCGTTCGTCGTATAGATACAGGCGGCATTGCCATATTCGCTCTGTTCGATCAATTTCAGGCCTTCGTCCAGGTCCCTCACCCGGATGAGGGAGACCACCGGTCCGAAGATCTCCTCTTTGGCAATGGTCATCTCGGGATGGACCTCGTCGAAGATCGTCGGGCCGACATAGAACCCGTTGGGATATCGCTCTACCTTGATGTCCCGGCCATCGAGGATCAACTTGGCCCCTTCCTGGATTCCCTTCTCAATGTATCCGAGGACCTTCTCCTTGTGTTTTTTCGAGATGACCGGTCCCATCTGGACCCCTTCTTCGAGGCCGTTTCCGACCCTGAGCGCCTTGGCGGCCGCTACAAATTTCTCTTTCAACTCCTGATAGACCTCTCCCACCGCGACCAGGACCGAGCCCGAGAGGCACCGTTCACCGGCGCACCCGAAGAAGGAGGTGAGGAGCGAGGGGATGTGCCTGTCCAGCTCCGCATCGGGCATCACCAGGATGAAGTTCTTCGCCCCGCCGAGGGACTGGACCCTCTTCCCCGTTTCCCCACAGACTTTATAGACGTAGCGCGCCGTCGAGCTTTGGCCCACGAAGGAGATGCCCTTGATGTCCGGATGGTAGAGCATCCCGTTGACCGCCTCCTTTGCCCCATGGACCAGGTTGATCACCCCTTCCGGAAAGCCACATTCGTCGATCAACTCGAAGATCCGGGTCTGGGTCATCGGGACCTGTTCGGAGGGTTTGACGATGTAGGTATTCCCGCAGACCACGGCATAGGGCAAAAACCACCAGGGCACCATGGCCGGGAAGTTGAAGGGAGCGATCACCCCGAAGACGCCCACGGGCTGGCGTTCGGCCGTGCAGTCGATCCCCTGGGCGACATCTTCGAGGTTGTAGCCGGTCATCAAGGTGGTGACGGCCGTGGCATGTTCGACGTTCTCGATCATCCGTCGCACTTCTCCTCTGGCCTCGTCAAGGGTCTTGCCCTCCTCGGTGACCAGGATGCGCGAGATATCCTCGAAGGCCTCCTCGAAGAGGTTTTTCAGTTTAAAGAAGTATCTCGCCCTCGTCAGGGGA carries:
- a CDS encoding type 1 glutamine amidotransferase, with amino-acid sequence MRLKGKKVVILAENLYQDLELWVPYYRLKEEGAEVILVGSGSSRSYTSKYGYPVEVDREAREIDVSQIDGVVVPGGYAPDLMRRYPEMVRIVREAFEKGKVVAAICHAGWMLVSAGILKGKKATGFFAIKDDLINAGAEYVDAEVVRDGNLITSRKPDDLPAFCREMIEALSR
- a CDS encoding ferritin family protein, which gives rise to MLKESYACQHCGAEADITLEGFDRVEDVLRRAKRGVCKACGKEVEIEPHDESTFACQNCGAEADMTLEGFDSVEDVLKREKGLICQTCGREVHWTDREDLKAIKVAMEAEKEAHQAYAKAAKGTRDPKGRDMFQQLAEFELNHFQKLKALLQSLEEKGEWIPYEGTHLKIRKIALVPDLPEKEDLTELDALKMAIQEEKKAQHYYRTLAELTRDPKGKEMYRRLAEEEALHEKVLNDQYYSLHNKGIWSWGD
- a CDS encoding cation-translocating P-type ATPase, with the translated sequence MEDRKIEGPTKLTIDIEGIHCADCALNIERSIEHLPGVLSAEVSYVLSSATIYYDPHRVEEEKIKRAITKPGYVVRDSIAQRTKAFWKEMRPFFFMASCGATLGASYLSGWLHLGTANLPTLLALAASILGGYPILKSAIKALLIPDLNVDTLVSIAAIAATAVGAYQEAATVLFIMLLGEFLEHLTVGRTRKAITSLIQLTPKTAWVRRGGEEVQVPVEEVKPKEIVIVKPGERIPVDGTIISGCGSVNQSMLTGESSPVDKGVGDRVYCGTINEAGSCEIEASQVSEDTKLAQIKRLILEAQREKSPTQRVMDRFARYFIPAILGIALVTFLATGEIVRAITVLIVACPCALVLGPPTAVVAAIGHAARQGILIKGGTYLEQMGRIKTLLLDKTGTLTYGKPRVVEVVGWEGLDEREVLYWAAVAEKRSEHPLARAIERKAQEMGLPIPHPDTFENFRGKGVKASFGKKSLLVGSAPFLQEEKVSLPPRAAEMIGQRESEGATVLLVSLDHRFIGLIAISDTLRENVKETIEWIRREGISEIWMLTGDSPRVAERIGKELGIGFEANLLPEEKVVKVKAWKKRGKGVAMVGDGVNDAPALAAADVGIAMGAGGTDVAIETADIALMTDELEKIPTAVRLSRKALRVIKENIAFALLFNTLLVFLSAQGWVSMILGALFHQASSLVVILNSMRLLRKPR
- a CDS encoding ferritin family protein; amino-acid sequence: MEEGRFREILQFAIDKEVEAFQFYTQASQQARYSGGKELFMSLAKEEEGHRKLLENLNMEKIAQKRIEQVPDLHISDYMVEVALTPDLSYADILRIAMKREEKSLKLYTDMKESHTDEALKKLFEFLASEEAKHKLRLEKIYDDEILR
- a CDS encoding rubredoxin, which encodes MEKYKCSVCGYVYDPAKGDEDGGVPPNTPFAKVPDSWVCPVCGAPKDMFEKI
- a CDS encoding gamma carbonic anhydrase family protein — protein: MILEFNGKRPKIDPTAFIAESAMVIGEVEIGPESNIWFYSVVRADMNFIRIGSRVNIQDACVLHIDKKLYPLLIEDEVVLGHRVVAHGCTIRRGALIGIGAILLNGSEIGEESIVGAGSVVTPGTVIPPKTLALGAPAKPVRPLHEKDLEMVRDTHQDYQQLMKLYGR
- a CDS encoding CoA-acylating methylmalonate-semialdehyde dehydrogenase; the protein is MKVRNKSSSIGRKTGVLTKRVKNYINGEWVEPKVKEYGDIWCPATGEKIGEVPFSTAEDVDRAVQAAKEAYWEWRCTPPLTRARYFFKLKNLFEEAFEDISRILVTEEGKTLDEARGEVRRMIENVEHATAVTTLMTGYNLEDVAQGIDCTAERQPVGVFGVIAPFNFPAMVPWWFLPYAVVCGNTYIVKPSEQVPMTQTRIFELIDECGFPEGVINLVHGAKEAVNGMLYHPDIKGISFVGQSSTARYVYKVCGETGKRVQSLGGAKNFILVMPDAELDRHIPSLLTSFFGCAGERCLSGSVLVAVGEVYQELKEKFVAAAKALRVGNGLEEGVQMGPVISKKHKEKVLGYIEKGIQEGAKLILDGRDIKVERYPNGFYVGPTIFDEVHPEMTIAKEEIFGPVVSLIRVRDLDEGLKLIEQSEYGNAACIYTTNGKTAREFKYRAVASMMGINLGIAAPMAFFPFGGTKGSFFGDIKGHGREIIQFFTDTKVVIQRWT